In the genome of candidate division WOR-3 bacterium, the window CCGTTTTTTAAAAGGTCTTCCCTCACCCTAAATTTCGGTCGATTATTCTGTTGATAAAATTCAATATCAACAAAGGTGTGAAAGACAGGGATTGGTAATTTTACAATACCAGCAATAAGAAAAAGCGGAACAATTCCGGGACATTCACCACCGGTATGATAATAAAGTCCATTATAAATAGCATCTAATATATCAAAAATGCGTTCCTTTTTTTCTCTCTCTTCAATTACTAATTCCCCACGCTCATTCATTCCTACTTTTTCACAATCTAAAGAGAAAGAAACTTTATAAAGAGTTTTATGTTCTTCACAATTATAGGGATTTGGTTCAAGTTTTTCTTCAGGATTTTGGTTTGTATATCTTCTCACCAAATTGTGGTTTGCATAAAAACCCATATCACCCTTCCATGGTTCTAAAGAAACTGCTTTAGTAATTCCGATACATGCTTTTCTTGTTTTTGCTTTTTCTCCGCGGGTTGTCATATAACCAAAAATATCTAACTCGGCAAAATCTTTAATATCATTATCATCTTTTATATCAAATTGAATAACATTGCCTTCTTCTCTTTTTACTGGTGCTGGCTTCCATCTTGTAGGATTAGTTTTATTCAAAGTAATCCAGAGATAATGTCTTATTGCCGGTCGGGAGATGTAAGAATAAATTTCGCCAAATCCTCTTGTCAATTTTTTTATTGAAAGAATATTTCCTGTTTTTTCGTCTCTGTTTAATGCATCGGCTTCAAACAACATAGTTATGGTGACTGCTTTTTTCATACTTCACCTCCTAAAATTGAAGCAAGAAAAGAAAATATTAAAGTTTTAAAATATTTATCATTTTCTAATTTGAAAACATCAATAAGTTCTTCTGGCATCTTTTCCTTATTGGCTACAAAACATCTCAAAAGTAAGTAATATACGTTATCTTTATTTCCTAATCTTATCTGTTCTAAAAGTTTGTAAGCAATATCATTTATTGATTTACCAACCTCTTTTTGAGAAAATTCCGTTCCCTTTGCTTTTAATTTTTCCATTAATCTATCAATATTTTTATTCATCTTGACCTCCCTTTCTAAGTGTTTTAAAATTTTTCCATAAAGTTCTGGTAAAATTTTAGCAATTTTTTCTAAATAAACTTTTTTCTTATACTTATCTTCGCTTAGATATTTTATAATCGGGTCGTTTTGGGAGATATTTTCTTTGTTTTTTAATTTTAATAAAGTTTTTAATACATAATAATTTACCATCTCTAATTCAGTAAATTTTCCGTTTAATATTAACTCAAATATTTTTTCTTCATTAATTTGATTGATTAAATTAGCAATTTCATAATCAAGCAAAATTTTTGTTATGGAATAGG includes:
- the cas7i gene encoding type I-B CRISPR-associated protein Cas7/Cst2/DevR translates to MKKAVTITMLFEADALNRDEKTGNILSIKKLTRGFGEIYSYISRPAIRHYLWITLNKTNPTRWKPAPVKREEGNVIQFDIKDDNDIKDFAELDIFGYMTTRGEKAKTRKACIGITKAVSLEPWKGDMGFYANHNLVRRYTNQNPEEKLEPNPYNCEEHKTLYKVSFSLDCEKVGMNERGELVIEEREKKERIFDILDAIYNGLYYHTGGECPGIVPLFLIAGIVKLPIPVFHTFVDIEFYQQNNRPKFRVREDLLKNGIDNGWIEMEDNKRSIFINPREPEAISSDFVNNYSLKDWEEFKKKIEE